One Polaribacter sp. KT25b DNA segment encodes these proteins:
- a CDS encoding TetR family transcriptional regulator C-terminal domain-containing protein, with protein sequence MAKKKKNISKIDVLTLYMDFVIENKQKPTDVDDFCENVDLDVALFYSHFKSLKNVEKTVFKELFKNSIEVLNESEEFLSFDKKNKLISLYFTFFENLNLNREYVLIALKGCKNQLKSFSALSGLKKHFIAFVNNLDLSESILPIDGLEKIQRKFVNESAWIQLYLTIQFWLEDSSESFEKTDIFIEKSINTSFELIENKFLKNAFDLGKFVYKEKIQKKAN encoded by the coding sequence ATGGCTAAAAAGAAGAAAAATATTTCTAAAATAGATGTGCTAACATTATACATGGATTTTGTGATAGAAAACAAACAAAAACCAACAGATGTTGACGACTTTTGCGAAAATGTAGATTTAGATGTTGCTCTCTTTTACAGTCATTTTAAATCTTTAAAAAATGTAGAAAAAACAGTTTTTAAAGAACTTTTTAAAAACTCGATAGAAGTTTTAAATGAAAGTGAAGAGTTTCTTTCTTTTGATAAAAAAAACAAATTAATTAGCTTATATTTTACTTTTTTCGAGAACTTAAATCTTAATAGAGAATACGTTTTAATTGCATTAAAAGGCTGTAAAAATCAGCTAAAATCTTTTAGTGCACTTTCTGGTTTAAAGAAACATTTTATTGCTTTTGTTAATAATTTAGATTTATCAGAAAGTATTTTACCAATTGATGGTTTAGAAAAAATACAAAGAAAATTTGTTAACGAATCTGCTTGGATTCAACTCTACTTAACCATTCAGTTTTGGTTAGAAGACTCATCAGAATCTTTTGAAAAAACAGATATTTTTATAGAAAAATCTATAAATACTAGCTTTGAGCTTATAGAAAACAAATTTTTAAAAAATGCATTTGACCTAGGAAAGTTTGTTTACAAAGAAAAAATTCAGAAAAAAGCCAATTAG
- a CDS encoding methylmalonyl-CoA mutase subunit beta, protein MSTFLFDDFEPVTAAAWKQKIQVDLNGADYNETLLYKTDEGILVKPFYTKEDRTNSKINLPKKKFNICQTIFIHDEKIANFLAIDALKRGANSIQFKADKKFDYHKVLHKIEVKSTIIYFQFSFLDDHFQIELSKYCNSENTFFQTDSIGNLAESGNWFVNLKEDQKKLENIVLATKNCISVSADLYQNSGANIVQQLAYTLAHANEYLHDFGKDVATKINFNFAVGSNYFFEIAKLRAFRILWETLLNEYDLKNIEAHIFTKPSLRNKTLYNYNVNMLRTTSECMSAIIGGSNTISNVSYDAMFHKSNELGERISRNQLLILQQESDFSDAQNFANGTYYIEAITNQLAENALTIFKQIEKVGGFLHQLKAGIIQKKIQENALTEEENFINKNIVLLGTNIHTNSADKMKGELELYPFVKQRNIKTLITPINRKRLSESIEKERLAQENA, encoded by the coding sequence ATGAGTACTTTTCTATTTGATGATTTTGAACCAGTAACTGCTGCTGCTTGGAAACAAAAAATTCAAGTAGATTTAAATGGCGCAGATTATAATGAAACCTTATTGTATAAAACCGATGAAGGCATTCTTGTAAAACCTTTTTACACAAAAGAAGACAGAACAAATTCAAAAATAAATCTTCCAAAAAAAAAATTTAATATTTGTCAAACAATTTTTATTCATGATGAAAAAATAGCTAATTTTTTAGCAATAGATGCTTTAAAAAGAGGCGCAAATTCCATCCAATTTAAGGCAGATAAAAAATTTGATTATCATAAAGTTTTACATAAAATTGAAGTAAAATCAACTATAATTTATTTTCAGTTTTCTTTTTTAGATGATCATTTTCAAATAGAACTTTCTAAATATTGCAATTCAGAAAATACTTTTTTTCAAACGGATAGTATTGGCAATTTAGCAGAAAGTGGCAATTGGTTTGTCAACTTAAAAGAAGATCAAAAAAAGTTAGAAAACATCGTTTTAGCAACTAAAAATTGCATTTCAGTTTCTGCAGATTTATATCAAAACTCAGGAGCAAATATTGTTCAACAATTAGCGTATACCTTAGCACACGCAAATGAATATTTACATGATTTTGGAAAAGATGTAGCCACTAAAATAAATTTTAATTTTGCTGTAGGGAGCAATTATTTTTTCGAAATTGCAAAATTAAGAGCTTTTAGAATTCTTTGGGAAACACTTTTAAATGAATATGATCTAAAAAATATTGAAGCTCATATTTTTACCAAACCAAGTTTAAGAAACAAAACATTGTACAATTATAATGTAAATATGTTGCGAACAACATCCGAATGTATGAGTGCTATTATAGGTGGATCAAACACCATTTCTAATGTTTCATATGATGCTATGTTTCATAAATCTAATGAACTTGGCGAACGAATTTCTAGAAATCAATTGTTAATTTTACAACAAGAAAGTGATTTTTCTGATGCTCAAAATTTTGCTAACGGCACTTATTATATTGAAGCAATTACAAATCAATTAGCAGAGAACGCATTAACAATTTTTAAACAAATAGAAAAAGTTGGCGGATTTTTACATCAATTAAAAGCGGGAATCATCCAAAAGAAAATACAAGAAAATGCTTTAACCGAAGAAGAAAATTTTATCAATAAAAACATTGTTTTATTGGGCACAAATATACACACTAATTCAGCTGATAAAATGAAGGGAGAATTAGAGTTGTATCCTTTTGTAAAACAAAGAAATATAAAAACATTAATTACACCAATTAATAGAAAACGTCTTTCTGAATCTATAGAAAAAGAAAGATTAGCACAAGAAAATGCCTAG
- a CDS encoding septum formation initiator family protein, with translation MSFFSNLKKNPIFKILTNTFVIIFIPFIIWMLFFDENSYLTHREFNKEIEDLESTITFYEEKLDSDKEMIKNLQDSLKLERFAREKYLMKKENEDIYIIEFDTIKK, from the coding sequence ATGAGTTTTTTTAGCAATTTAAAAAAGAATCCAATCTTTAAAATTCTTACAAATACTTTTGTAATAATTTTTATTCCTTTTATAATTTGGATGCTTTTTTTTGATGAAAATTCATATTTAACACATAGAGAATTTAACAAAGAAATTGAAGATTTAGAAAGTACAATTACTTTTTATGAAGAAAAGCTTGATTCTGATAAAGAAATGATAAAAAACTTACAAGATTCTTTAAAACTAGAACGTTTTGCTAGAGAAAAATATTTAATGAAAAAAGAAAACGAAGACATTTATATTATTGAATTTGACACTATAAAAAAATAA
- the udk gene encoding uridine kinase, whose translation MLIIGIAGGTGSGKTTVVNQIIKQLPTDEVCVISQDSYYNETFNLSYEERSKINFDHPRAIDFELIVKHLKKLRLGKTIEQPVYSFVTHNRTTDTIKTHPRKVVIVEGILILNNEALRKLFDIKIFVHADTDERLIRRIRRDITERGRDIDEVLNRYQDTLKPMHQQFIEPTKNFADIIIPNNKHNTVAIDVVRTVINDRL comes from the coding sequence ATGTTAATTATAGGAATTGCCGGCGGAACAGGAAGCGGAAAAACTACTGTTGTAAATCAAATTATTAAACAATTACCTACAGATGAAGTTTGTGTAATTTCTCAAGATTCTTACTACAACGAAACGTTTAATTTATCTTATGAGGAAAGATCAAAAATTAATTTTGATCACCCAAGAGCAATCGATTTTGAATTAATAGTTAAACACTTAAAAAAATTAAGATTAGGTAAAACGATCGAGCAACCAGTTTACTCTTTTGTAACGCATAACAGAACTACAGATACTATAAAAACACACCCTAGAAAAGTGGTTATTGTTGAAGGAATATTAATTTTAAATAACGAAGCTTTAAGAAAGTTATTTGACATAAAAATATTTGTTCACGCAGATACAGACGAGCGTTTAATTAGAAGAATTAGAAGAGATATTACCGAAAGAGGAAGAGATATTGATGAAGTTTTAAACAGATACCAAGACACTTTAAAACCTATGCATCAACAATTCATAGAACCAACTAAAAATTTTGCTGATATTATTATTCCTAATAACAAACACAATACAGTTGCTATAGATGTTGTAAGAACAGTAATAAATGACCGTTTATAA
- a CDS encoding AarF/ABC1/UbiB kinase family protein, with the protein MKKASKIPISKIQRASKLVQTGAKVGVNYLKYFGDKIVNSEEDARDKLNKSNAEDIYDSLKDLKGSPLKVAQMLSMDKSILPRAYVEKFSLAQFSVPPLSEALVLKTFKKSFGKFPSEIYDQFDVKAFNAASIGQVHKAEKDGQELAVKIQYPGVADSIKSDLAMLKPFVIRMFNMKGKMSDDYFFEVQDKLLEETDYVLEVEQSIEIVNACKNIPNLTFPNYYKDLSSKQIITMDWMHGIHLSEFTDINKNQERGNALGQALWDFYMFQIHNLKKVHADPHPGNFLISKDYKLIALDFGCMKSIPIDFYNPYFVLARKETLADKALFEEKMYELEILLETDSKEELTFFSAMFHEMLTIFTQPFHVETFDFSDEEFFGQITEFGERFSKSTELRSYNASRGSKHFIYMNRTFFGLYNLMFDLKAKDIKINNFNTF; encoded by the coding sequence ATGAAAAAAGCTAGTAAAATTCCGATTTCTAAAATTCAACGTGCTTCTAAATTAGTGCAAACAGGTGCTAAAGTTGGTGTAAATTATTTAAAATATTTTGGTGATAAAATTGTAAATTCTGAAGAAGATGCTAGAGATAAACTAAATAAATCGAATGCAGAAGATATTTACGATAGCTTAAAAGATTTAAAAGGTAGCCCGCTTAAAGTTGCACAAATGTTAAGCATGGATAAAAGCATTTTGCCAAGAGCTTATGTAGAAAAATTTTCTTTGGCACAATTTTCTGTTCCACCGCTTTCTGAAGCATTGGTTTTAAAAACTTTTAAAAAGAGTTTTGGAAAATTTCCATCAGAAATTTATGATCAATTTGATGTAAAAGCTTTTAACGCAGCTAGTATTGGTCAAGTTCATAAAGCTGAAAAAGATGGACAAGAATTGGCTGTAAAAATTCAATATCCAGGAGTTGCAGACAGTATAAAATCTGATTTAGCAATGCTAAAACCTTTTGTTATTAGAATGTTTAATATGAAAGGTAAAATGTCTGATGATTATTTTTTTGAAGTTCAAGATAAATTATTAGAAGAAACAGATTACGTTTTAGAAGTTGAACAAAGTATAGAAATAGTAAATGCTTGCAAAAATATCCCTAATCTTACTTTTCCTAATTATTATAAGGATTTATCGTCAAAACAGATCATAACCATGGATTGGATGCATGGAATTCATTTATCAGAATTTACAGACATCAACAAAAATCAAGAAAGAGGAAATGCTTTAGGGCAAGCCCTCTGGGATTTTTACATGTTTCAAATTCACAATTTAAAGAAAGTACATGCAGATCCACATCCTGGAAACTTCTTAATTTCTAAAGATTATAAATTAATTGCTTTAGATTTTGGTTGTATGAAATCTATTCCAATAGATTTTTACAATCCGTATTTTGTTTTAGCACGCAAAGAAACATTAGCAGACAAAGCACTTTTTGAAGAAAAAATGTATGAATTAGAAATTTTATTAGAAACAGATAGCAAAGAAGAATTGACCTTTTTTAGCGCAATGTTTCATGAAATGTTAACTATTTTTACGCAACCTTTTCATGTAGAAACTTTCGACTTTTCTGATGAGGAATTTTTTGGTCAAATAACAGAATTTGGCGAACGATTTTCTAAAAGCACAGAATTGAGATCTTACAATGCAAGTAGAGGTTCTAAACATTTTATTTATATGAACAGAACCTTTTTTGGCTTGTATAATTTAATGTTCGATTTAAAAGCTAAAGACATAAAAATCAATAACTTTAACACTTTTTAA
- a CDS encoding BTAD domain-containing putative transcriptional regulator: protein MSNSLLQLQELQTFKKDAKIRIETLGHFCVWRNHQKVDNKEWARDKTIQLLQYLVSNRQRNALHKEKIMDGLWEDWNDRDFKVALHGINKVLEPKRLSRTESEYIIRQGVSYQIDLKKVWIDVEALEKYIIIGNESLIIDKTVSKIAYKAAIDLYKGSYLPNRIFEDWTSEEREKTQLLILGTYITLAEILLQENPLESIRLAQKALAIDATWEDAYRIQMQAYIIRGNRPQAIKTYLKCEVILEEEYGISPLPETKKLLNEIENIH, encoded by the coding sequence ATGTCTAACTCTCTACTACAACTACAAGAATTACAAACCTTTAAAAAAGATGCAAAAATTCGCATTGAAACTTTAGGGCATTTTTGTGTGTGGAGAAATCACCAAAAGGTTGACAACAAAGAATGGGCAAGAGATAAAACAATTCAATTATTACAATATTTAGTTTCTAATCGCCAAAGAAATGCACTTCATAAAGAAAAAATTATGGACGGACTTTGGGAAGATTGGAATGATCGTGATTTTAAAGTTGCTTTACACGGAATTAATAAAGTGCTGGAACCCAAAAGACTTTCTAGAACAGAATCTGAATACATTATAAGACAAGGTGTTAGCTATCAAATTGATTTAAAAAAAGTTTGGATTGATGTTGAAGCATTAGAAAAATACATTATTATTGGTAATGAATCTTTAATTATTGATAAAACGGTGTCTAAAATTGCCTACAAAGCTGCAATAGATTTATACAAAGGCTCTTATTTACCTAACCGAATTTTTGAAGATTGGACATCCGAAGAAAGAGAAAAAACCCAACTTTTAATTTTAGGAACTTATATAACATTAGCCGAAATTTTATTGCAAGAAAACCCGTTAGAAAGTATTCGTTTGGCACAAAAAGCCTTGGCTATTGATGCAACTTGGGAAGATGCTTACAGAATACAAATGCAAGCCTATATTATTAGAGGCAACAGACCACAAGCTATAAAAACGTATCTAAAATGTGAGGTTATTTTAGAAGAAGAATATGGAATTTCGCCGCTTCCTGAAACTAAAAAACTATTGAACGAGATTGAAAACATACATTGA